A genomic region of Paenibacillus sp. PL2-23 contains the following coding sequences:
- a CDS encoding DUF4956 domain-containing protein, which translates to MGDAINFQDVIKKSVLHLESFRSISYVDMFLGLLCAFIIGLFIYWVYRKTFRGVVYSYNYNVSFVLMTMITSLIIMTISTNIVLSLGMVGALSIVRFRTAVKDPLDIVYMFWAISAGIASGAKMYPLALGGSLILGLTLFWLSKRKVREQAYLLIVRHTDEATGELRVQMRKLNTKLKSKTVRKDFVEITVEIMLRDDNTAFVQRLSQIEGVHDVSLINYSGDYAQ; encoded by the coding sequence ATGGGAGATGCCATTAATTTTCAAGATGTCATAAAAAAGAGCGTATTGCATCTGGAGTCCTTCCGAAGCATTTCGTATGTGGATATGTTTCTTGGTCTGCTCTGCGCGTTTATAATCGGCTTATTTATTTATTGGGTATACCGTAAGACGTTCAGGGGTGTGGTGTACAGTTACAACTATAACGTGTCGTTCGTATTAATGACGATGATTACTTCCCTAATCATTATGACGATTAGCACGAATATTGTCTTGTCTCTAGGTATGGTAGGAGCGCTCAGTATCGTCAGGTTCCGTACTGCCGTGAAAGATCCGCTCGACATTGTCTATATGTTCTGGGCTATCTCGGCAGGTATCGCGAGCGGCGCCAAGATGTATCCGCTCGCGCTTGGCGGATCCCTGATTCTTGGTTTAACTCTCTTCTGGTTGTCCAAACGGAAGGTTCGCGAGCAAGCGTATCTGCTTATCGTCAGACATACGGATGAAGCTACAGGAGAGCTTCGCGTGCAGATGCGCAAGTTGAACACCAAGCTGAAGTCGAAGACCGTCCGTAAAGATTTTGTAGAAATAACAGTCGAGATTATGCTGCGGGACGACAACACGGCGTTTGTCCAGCGATTGAGCCAGATCGAGGGCGTGCACGACGTGTCGCTCATTAATTATTCAGGTGATTACGCACAGTAA
- a CDS encoding DUF2194 domain-containing protein has product MKQDVRFRRNVYVILLGVLLLAILIQVARSEFVLQSNYNEQWSVERDKLLNEEWPQAQAVNYDQTACIAYSEKEPISIRIKDNAEQTLKYMKFPVLSINLDEKQLNYEKCPYVLFATGQLELAGDSDKLEQYVANGGSVFFMKNLEISQYYYRLYRKFGVISFDYAYSTNGIHLTSNVLIGQKGLRTGEEFINNTAISVELDERSRLMAESLEGVPLLWNRQYGDGSFTVFNGEMLEYKSNRGLIAGAVSLMKPNGFYPLFNAKLFYIDDFPSPVEKGIRDKVYDEYRMEMPEFYRKIWWPDMLKAARNYNVKYTAAIIQSYNDSVTPPFRDPVDQERHNLIAYGREVIKSGGEISIHGYNHQSLITDKSIADYYEYHPWTSQAYMEEAVEEVVRYLGTAFPSYTAMSYVPPSNALSEAGREALKAGWPDLTVIASLYDTDYYNRSYIQEFEVAEDGIIEMPRVTSGYFEEPYMQWLEVNAITSIGVFSHFIHPDDLLDKERSNNQNWDDLFKDFTELLGRLNQTYPWLRDMTSTEAGLSVAQALRSNVKIEREPNRIAGTVQSFSGELYYVLRTDRSIGRLEHCKIRKIDEQTYLVEIQKAQFAIELGG; this is encoded by the coding sequence ATGAAACAGGATGTTCGATTCAGAAGGAATGTCTATGTCATCTTGTTAGGCGTCCTGCTGCTTGCTATTCTCATTCAGGTTGCCCGCTCGGAGTTTGTCTTGCAATCCAACTATAATGAGCAGTGGTCCGTCGAACGAGATAAATTGTTGAACGAAGAATGGCCCCAAGCACAAGCCGTCAACTATGACCAGACGGCATGTATAGCGTATTCGGAAAAAGAGCCTATCAGCATTCGTATTAAAGATAACGCGGAGCAGACGTTAAAGTACATGAAGTTTCCGGTTTTGTCCATTAATCTTGATGAAAAGCAGCTTAATTACGAGAAATGTCCATATGTTCTATTTGCAACCGGCCAATTGGAGCTTGCGGGAGACAGCGACAAGCTGGAGCAGTATGTTGCCAATGGAGGTTCAGTGTTTTTTATGAAGAACCTCGAAATTTCACAATATTATTACAGGCTGTATCGTAAATTTGGGGTTATATCATTTGATTACGCTTATTCGACAAACGGCATTCATTTAACTTCCAATGTGCTGATAGGTCAGAAGGGTCTTCGTACGGGAGAAGAGTTTATAAATAATACGGCAATTAGCGTAGAGCTGGACGAGCGCTCAAGGCTGATGGCAGAGAGCCTGGAAGGTGTTCCGCTGCTATGGAATCGGCAATACGGGGACGGCAGCTTTACGGTGTTTAACGGAGAGATGCTGGAGTATAAATCCAACAGGGGGCTTATTGCGGGCGCTGTTAGTCTCATGAAGCCCAACGGGTTCTACCCTTTGTTTAACGCCAAGTTGTTCTATATTGATGATTTCCCTTCTCCGGTTGAGAAGGGGATAAGAGATAAGGTTTACGATGAATACAGAATGGAGATGCCTGAATTCTATCGGAAGATTTGGTGGCCGGATATGCTGAAGGCTGCAAGGAATTACAATGTAAAATACACCGCGGCTATTATCCAATCCTACAATGATAGCGTAACGCCGCCTTTCAGAGACCCTGTTGACCAAGAGCGGCATAATCTAATTGCATACGGACGAGAGGTCATTAAGAGCGGGGGGGAAATATCCATTCACGGTTACAACCATCAGTCGCTCATTACGGACAAGTCAATTGCCGATTATTACGAATATCATCCATGGACAAGTCAAGCTTATATGGAGGAGGCTGTTGAAGAGGTTGTCCGTTATCTAGGCACAGCATTTCCCAGCTACACCGCAATGTCTTACGTGCCGCCTTCCAACGCGCTGAGTGAAGCGGGCAGAGAGGCGCTGAAGGCAGGATGGCCGGACCTTACAGTGATTGCGTCCTTATATGACACGGATTACTACAACCGTTCCTATATTCAGGAGTTCGAGGTGGCGGAAGATGGCATTATCGAAATGCCGAGAGTCACTTCCGGCTACTTCGAGGAGCCTTACATGCAATGGCTGGAAGTAAATGCGATTACCAGTATTGGTGTGTTTTCACACTTTATTCACCCGGACGACCTTCTCGACAAAGAAAGAAGCAATAACCAGAATTGGGACGATCTTTTCAAGGATTTTACAGAGCTGCTTGGCCGGTTGAATCAAACCTATCCATGGCTTCGGGATATGACCTCGACGGAAGCTGGTTTATCGGTGGCGCAAGCTCTGCGTTCAAACGTAAAGATTGAGCGAGAGCCGAATCGTATTGCAGGCACCGTCCAGTCTTTTAGCGGCGAGCTATATTATGTGCTGCGGACAGATCGCAGCATTGGAAGACTTGAGCATTGCAAAATTCGGAAGATAGATGAGCAGACGTATTTGGTCGAGATACAGAAGGCTCAATTTGCTATTGAATTAGGCGGGTGA
- a CDS encoding vWA domain-containing protein: MKQILLITDGCSNVGLSPVVAAAHAKSEGINVNVVGVLDHGDVGELGAAEIEEIARAGGGLSRLVNMRQLSQTVQMMTRKTVVQTIQLAVQKELKHVLGNGSIEALPPEKRGEVVRVIDELGETSGLQVALLIDASASMKPKLAAVEEAIRDLMLSLQARQGKSEIAVFHFPGSRHGDDCVMDLSWTSHLNGVHSIFPKLQMGGTTPTGPAIMQVVEYYRGGQAGQAGERGSSYGMPGDHARRGREETDGMLGDYVV, encoded by the coding sequence ATGAAACAAATATTGCTCATTACAGACGGCTGCTCCAATGTGGGCCTCAGTCCCGTGGTGGCGGCGGCGCATGCCAAGTCGGAGGGCATTAACGTCAACGTAGTAGGCGTGCTGGATCATGGCGACGTAGGCGAGCTAGGTGCGGCGGAGATCGAGGAGATTGCGCGCGCGGGCGGCGGCTTGAGCCGATTGGTGAACATGCGGCAGCTGTCGCAGACGGTGCAGATGATGACGAGGAAGACGGTCGTGCAGACGATTCAGCTTGCTGTCCAGAAGGAGCTGAAGCATGTGCTCGGCAACGGCTCCATCGAGGCGCTGCCGCCGGAGAAGCGAGGCGAGGTTGTACGCGTCATAGACGAGCTGGGCGAGACTTCCGGGCTGCAGGTGGCGCTGCTCATCGACGCCAGCGCAAGCATGAAGCCGAAGCTGGCCGCAGTGGAGGAGGCTATTCGCGATTTGATGCTTAGCCTGCAGGCCAGGCAGGGTAAGAGTGAGATAGCGGTGTTCCATTTTCCCGGCTCCAGGCATGGGGATGATTGTGTGATGGACCTCTCGTGGACCAGCCACTTGAACGGCGTGCACTCGATCTTCCCCAAGCTGCAGATGGGGGGGACGACGCCGACGGGTCCCGCGATTATGCAGGTAGTGGAGTATTACCGCGGCGGACAGGCTGGACAAGCCGGGGAGCGAGGCAGCAGCTACGGCATGCCGGGTGATCACGCTCGAAGAGGAAGAGAAGAAACGGATGGGATGTTAGGTGACTACGTCGTTTAA
- the pelF gene encoding GT4 family glycosyltransferase PelF yields the protein MKICLIAEGSYPYITGGVSSWIHAIVNQMPEHEFIIFAIGASRSQKGQFKYKLPANVKEVKEMFLDSYLEEEGIWGKRFRLTDVQKQSLQALLGEKLDMDWSGLFDMLRSPKFRNAADFLTSKDFFDLLEELCAKHYPLVPFTEMFWTVRSMILPLLLTIREDIPEADMYHSVSTGYAGVVGSLAKHLYNKPFILTEHGIYSREREEEIIKADWVKGYFKDLWIEYFYRLSSCAYEAADQVVTLFRRNKEIQIELGCDAGKIDIIPNGVNVDDYMSIRAQTTDGKLRIGAIIRVVPIKDIKTMLQSFAVIKRELPETEFYVMGPYEEDKQYYEECLQLQAALELKDVHFTGAVRILDYMGMMDLFMLTSISEGQPLAILEGMAGAKPFVATNVGSCKELLSGMDDGLGEAGLIAPVMHYEKLAMAAIQLGKDRQLREKMGRNAYERVKRFYRQEDVIKNYRRLYQKVGGEQ from the coding sequence ATGAAGATTTGCTTGATTGCAGAAGGTTCTTATCCTTACATTACTGGCGGGGTTTCCAGCTGGATACATGCTATTGTTAACCAGATGCCCGAGCATGAATTTATTATATTCGCAATAGGAGCTTCCAGATCGCAGAAAGGCCAGTTTAAATACAAGCTGCCGGCTAATGTGAAGGAAGTGAAGGAGATGTTTCTCGATTCCTATCTGGAGGAAGAAGGCATCTGGGGCAAGAGATTTCGATTAACAGATGTTCAAAAACAAAGCCTGCAGGCTTTGCTGGGCGAGAAGCTCGACATGGACTGGAGTGGCTTGTTCGATATGCTGCGAAGCCCAAAGTTCCGCAATGCGGCTGATTTTTTAACGAGCAAGGATTTCTTCGACCTGCTGGAGGAGCTTTGCGCCAAACATTATCCGCTTGTTCCGTTTACGGAGATGTTCTGGACGGTTCGATCCATGATACTGCCTTTATTGTTAACGATACGTGAGGATATTCCGGAAGCCGATATGTATCACAGTGTATCGACAGGCTATGCGGGAGTAGTCGGCTCACTGGCGAAGCATTTGTATAACAAACCCTTTATTCTAACTGAGCACGGTATTTATTCCCGTGAACGTGAGGAAGAAATTATTAAGGCTGACTGGGTAAAGGGCTATTTCAAGGATTTATGGATTGAATATTTCTATCGGCTCTCCAGCTGCGCTTACGAAGCGGCTGATCAAGTAGTGACACTGTTCCGCCGCAACAAGGAAATTCAAATCGAGCTTGGCTGTGATGCAGGCAAAATCGATATTATACCAAACGGTGTAAATGTGGATGATTATATGAGTATTCGCGCGCAGACAACCGATGGAAAACTGCGAATCGGGGCCATTATACGGGTTGTGCCGATTAAGGACATTAAAACCATGCTTCAAAGCTTTGCAGTCATTAAGCGGGAGCTCCCTGAAACAGAATTTTATGTAATGGGGCCTTATGAAGAGGACAAGCAATACTACGAAGAATGTTTGCAGCTGCAAGCTGCGCTTGAACTAAAGGATGTTCACTTTACGGGAGCTGTTCGGATTCTCGATTATATGGGTATGATGGATCTATTTATGCTAACGAGCATAAGCGAAGGACAACCCCTGGCTATATTGGAAGGTATGGCCGGAGCCAAGCCATTCGTAGCGACAAACGTTGGCAGCTGCAAGGAACTCCTCAGTGGAATGGACGATGGATTAGGAGAAGCGGGACTAATTGCTCCTGTTATGCATTATGAGAAGCTCGCTATGGCAGCCATTCAATTGGGCAAGGATCGGCAGCTTCGCGAGAAGATGGGCCGTAATGCTTATGAACGAGTCAAGAGATTCTATCGTCAGGAAGATGTAATCAAAAACTATCGTAGACTATATCAGAAAGTGGGGGGTGAGCAGTAG
- a CDS encoding polyphosphate polymerase domain-containing protein, which yields MVRSAGKFRTEHKYYLHLHDYVALHHRVSSLLALDPHSVSSEGYNIRSLYFDSPHRHALHDKNNGEFKRDKYRIRAYNGSDDYISVERKSKFGDYVRKESARITRSEYDDILNGDYDCLLRKDEMLLVEFYSALAHRSFRPAAIVDYWRAAYIYEFGNVRITFDKKLSAGTNTFDIFDPHLVLEEAIDAPRTILEVKFDSFLADHVRQVVKPDHHVRSSISKYVICKEVNLKHFKE from the coding sequence ATGGTTAGATCCGCAGGCAAGTTTCGGACGGAGCATAAATATTATTTGCATCTTCATGATTACGTGGCTCTGCATCATAGAGTGTCGTCGTTGCTCGCATTGGACCCGCATTCGGTAAGCAGCGAAGGCTATAATATTCGAAGCCTGTACTTTGACAGTCCGCACCGTCATGCGCTGCATGATAAGAATAATGGTGAATTTAAGCGGGATAAGTACCGGATTAGGGCGTACAACGGCAGCGATGATTACATCAGTGTTGAGAGGAAAAGCAAATTCGGAGATTATGTGCGTAAGGAATCAGCGCGCATCACTCGCAGCGAGTACGACGACATTTTGAACGGCGACTATGACTGCCTCTTGCGTAAAGACGAAATGCTGCTGGTGGAATTTTATTCCGCGCTTGCTCACAGGAGTTTCCGGCCTGCAGCTATCGTTGATTATTGGCGGGCAGCCTACATTTACGAGTTTGGAAATGTGCGTATAACATTTGACAAGAAGTTGTCGGCGGGGACGAACACATTTGATATATTTGACCCCCATCTAGTTCTGGAGGAAGCAATAGATGCGCCCAGAACCATACTGGAAGTGAAGTTCGATTCATTTTTGGCGGATCATGTGCGACAGGTTGTAAAACCCGATCATCATGTTCGTTCCTCTATCTCGAAATACGTCATTTGCAAGGAAGTTAACTTGAAGCATTTTAAAGAATAG
- the pelG gene encoding exopolysaccharide Pel transporter PelG, with amino-acid sequence MAGIGFELRKLFRQQGLINNVKAYAYSSITTVGPMILSMVLVLALQRMMSAGMNNYLEWELYIATVSYCFIFSIVMTCGISIVLTRYIADMIYERKYDRLLSSLNGVLILMLPLAAVTAGVFLWKVEASWDYKAASYLFFVTMTVVWLQSVFLSALKDYMRIVRSYAFGVAVALLCGWLLRALTDMRPTTAAILAIDAGFLLIICLSFHHFRHKLPKASTTHFFEFLTYFKKYRSLFFIGCALYSGVYVHNFVYWFGPGGDEIANRYFVMPYYDLPVFFAYLSVLPTLVTFVVSVETSFYESFKKYYADILNGGTIRDIQRAKQKMQKTLVREISFVMEVQLVFTILAIALGIKFLPNIGFTMAQLDLFNILALAYFLFILFFVLCHILLYFDDRKGVLYLGALFFFLNIGLSYGMMRLELDGMGMFAASFLSLVAVIARLLHILRNIDYYTFCSQPLHVKEQARRTKNRSFFSKTRTTATLTLVAAITLSGCTNATEGRSIPAEILPEQSSLLNSSKLSEDKRIYERDTDHSLKTLYVTILPDYSSDAAPLTWYGLNRLPDYTSQGQLEVIVQEGKPDGEGPASGLFGYGEDRANGTITLRGKTAWGTPQKSYRIKLKDEAGTWLDQRTFNLNKHSLDLSRVRNKLSFDLLEEIDNITSLRTQFVRVYVKDQSERKEASFIDYGLYTHVEQPNKKFLQSHLLDSNGYLYKVTFFEFNRYPEQIRSQNDPKYDRSSFETILEIKGREDHDKLIRMLDDVNNYQISIDDIIAKHFDKENFLTWTAFNILTDNMDTDANNFYLYSPLNSETWYILPWDYDGGWELQRRQNTIHPHQAGISNYWGSILHNRYFRSAQHVEELKAKIEELSAIVNEQRIGKLLDSYSPVVKPYLFRNPDIQFLPGRNSDFEAELRILKKTPERAVQRFLDDLEKPKPFYQDVVVVEDGKHIFQWGVSYDLQGDDLVYDVKVARDPQLSQIVASATGIQETRFEVNALQPGLYYWSVKVRDTQGHEQSSFDMYIDSDDNHYYGIREFEVY; translated from the coding sequence GTGGCCGGGATAGGATTCGAGCTTAGGAAGCTCTTCCGACAGCAAGGATTAATCAATAACGTCAAAGCATACGCTTACTCCTCTATAACAACCGTGGGTCCCATGATATTAAGCATGGTGCTTGTGTTGGCTTTACAGAGAATGATGTCGGCAGGCATGAACAACTACCTGGAATGGGAGTTGTATATTGCTACGGTGTCCTATTGCTTTATCTTTTCTATTGTTATGACTTGCGGCATATCCATTGTGCTGACCCGTTATATTGCCGACATGATCTACGAAAGAAAATACGATCGGCTGCTTTCTTCTCTAAACGGGGTACTCATTCTTATGCTGCCGCTTGCTGCGGTTACGGCCGGCGTTTTCTTGTGGAAGGTGGAAGCCAGCTGGGATTATAAAGCGGCGTCTTATCTGTTTTTTGTCACCATGACCGTTGTTTGGCTGCAAAGCGTCTTCCTGTCGGCGCTGAAGGATTATATGAGAATCGTGCGAAGCTACGCGTTTGGCGTAGCCGTTGCCTTGTTATGCGGATGGCTGCTTCGTGCCCTCACGGACATGCGGCCAACAACAGCTGCCATTCTAGCTATCGATGCAGGTTTTCTTCTCATTATTTGCCTGTCCTTTCATCATTTCAGGCATAAGCTGCCGAAAGCGTCAACAACGCATTTCTTTGAATTTCTGACTTACTTCAAGAAATACCGCTCGCTGTTCTTCATTGGATGCGCTCTATATTCCGGCGTCTATGTTCATAATTTTGTCTATTGGTTCGGTCCTGGCGGAGATGAGATTGCTAATCGATATTTCGTCATGCCCTATTACGATTTGCCGGTATTCTTCGCATACTTGTCTGTTTTGCCTACATTGGTTACCTTCGTCGTGTCGGTAGAAACTTCTTTCTATGAATCGTTCAAGAAGTATTATGCCGATATATTGAATGGCGGAACGATTCGGGATATACAGCGGGCAAAGCAGAAAATGCAAAAAACGTTAGTACGCGAAATAAGCTTTGTCATGGAGGTTCAACTGGTATTTACCATCCTGGCGATTGCCCTCGGCATTAAGTTCCTGCCGAATATTGGCTTTACCATGGCGCAGCTTGACTTATTCAATATTCTTGCACTGGCTTATTTTTTATTTATTTTATTTTTTGTGCTCTGTCATATTTTATTATATTTCGACGATCGGAAAGGCGTACTTTATTTGGGAGCTTTATTCTTTTTCTTAAACATAGGTTTATCGTATGGCATGATGAGGCTGGAGCTGGATGGTATGGGCATGTTCGCAGCATCCTTCTTGTCGCTTGTGGCCGTCATTGCCAGACTGCTGCATATATTACGTAATATTGACTACTATACGTTCTGTTCGCAGCCGCTACACGTCAAGGAGCAGGCTAGAAGGACAAAAAACAGATCGTTTTTCTCCAAAACGCGGACAACAGCAACGTTAACGCTTGTGGCCGCGATTACACTCTCGGGATGTACTAACGCCACAGAAGGCCGTTCCATTCCCGCGGAGATTTTGCCTGAGCAGTCATCTCTGCTAAACTCCTCGAAGTTGTCCGAAGATAAACGAATATATGAGAGAGATACGGATCACTCTCTTAAGACATTGTATGTCACGATTCTTCCGGACTATTCCTCAGACGCTGCGCCTTTGACATGGTATGGCTTGAATCGATTGCCTGATTATACGAGCCAGGGCCAGCTTGAAGTAATCGTTCAAGAAGGAAAGCCGGATGGTGAAGGTCCTGCTTCGGGGCTGTTCGGTTACGGAGAGGATCGGGCCAACGGCACGATTACATTGCGGGGCAAGACAGCCTGGGGAACCCCGCAGAAGTCATATCGGATTAAGCTGAAGGATGAGGCTGGGACCTGGCTTGATCAGAGAACATTCAATTTAAACAAGCATAGTCTGGATTTAAGCAGAGTCCGCAATAAGCTTAGTTTTGATCTGCTTGAAGAGATCGACAATATAACAAGCCTGCGGACGCAATTTGTTCGGGTGTATGTGAAAGATCAGTCGGAAAGGAAAGAGGCTTCGTTTATCGATTATGGTTTATATACACATGTCGAGCAGCCAAACAAAAAATTTCTGCAATCACATTTGCTGGATTCGAACGGATATTTGTACAAGGTTACTTTTTTTGAATTTAATCGATACCCGGAGCAAATCCGATCGCAGAATGATCCGAAGTACGATAGATCAAGCTTCGAGACGATTCTGGAAATCAAGGGACGAGAGGACCACGATAAGCTCATTCGCATGCTGGACGATGTTAACAATTATCAAATATCAATTGATGATATCATCGCGAAGCATTTCGACAAGGAAAATTTCTTGACCTGGACCGCGTTCAATATATTGACCGATAACATGGACACGGATGCCAACAACTTCTACTTATATTCCCCGCTTAATTCGGAAACATGGTATATCTTGCCTTGGGACTATGACGGAGGATGGGAGCTGCAAAGGCGGCAGAATACAATACATCCCCATCAAGCTGGTATCAGCAATTATTGGGGATCCATTCTGCACAATCGTTATTTCAGAAGCGCGCAGCATGTGGAGGAGCTAAAAGCGAAGATAGAGGAGCTTTCAGCTATTGTGAATGAGCAGCGGATAGGCAAGCTCTTGGATAGTTATTCGCCTGTCGTTAAGCCTTATTTGTTCCGGAATCCGGATATTCAATTCCTGCCTGGTCGCAATTCCGATTTTGAAGCGGAATTGCGTATTTTGAAGAAGACTCCGGAGAGGGCGGTGCAGCGTTTCCTGGATGACCTGGAGAAGCCCAAGCCATTCTATCAAGATGTCGTCGTGGTTGAGGATGGAAAGCATATCTTCCAGTGGGGGGTCTCCTATGATTTGCAGGGAGATGATCTCGTCTATGATGTGAAGGTAGCGCGGGATCCACAGCTAAGCCAAATCGTGGCCTCTGCAACAGGCATCCAAGAAACTAGATTTGAAGTGAATGCATTACAGCCTGGCTTGTATTATTGGTCGGTCAAAGTGCGTGATACTCAAGGGCATGAGCAGTCTTCATTCGACATGTACATCGATTCCGACGATAACCACTACTATGGGATAAGAGAGTTCGAGGTGTACTAA
- a CDS encoding serine/threonine protein kinase, with protein MTTSFKLELRRGAIVVGKWKLGKYRVERLLGEGANGKVYLVQREREWFAMKVGADAVDLQSEINVMKSLDKQRGAGSEPFLYDVDDLYGPDGREYSFYIMRYVRGSTLASYLKEQGAEWFPLVALNLLGKLAKLHRAGWVFGDLKVENVMVADYGHVELVDYGGVTAAGKSIRQFTEIYDRGYWNGGSRAADAKYDLFSFAVLCIQLHEPKRLHALTKELLPQNRSIDELMAVAQANPALKPVMGWLRRALDGQFGDAVEGAEAWRILLHRRDTRRSSSLPGWLKGLAATSGFLLAASIFWLVVNIFL; from the coding sequence GTGACTACGTCGTTTAAGCTGGAGCTGCGCCGCGGCGCGATCGTCGTTGGCAAGTGGAAGCTGGGCAAATACCGCGTGGAGCGGCTGCTGGGCGAAGGGGCAAATGGCAAGGTGTATCTCGTGCAGAGAGAACGGGAATGGTTCGCCATGAAGGTTGGAGCGGATGCCGTCGATCTGCAGTCGGAGATTAACGTGATGAAGTCGCTGGACAAGCAGCGCGGCGCCGGCTCGGAGCCGTTCCTGTATGATGTCGACGACTTGTACGGGCCGGACGGGCGGGAATATTCATTCTACATCATGCGCTATGTCAGAGGCTCCACGCTGGCCAGCTACCTGAAGGAGCAGGGAGCGGAATGGTTCCCGCTGGTCGCCCTCAATCTGCTGGGGAAGCTGGCGAAGCTGCACCGGGCCGGCTGGGTGTTCGGAGACCTCAAGGTCGAGAATGTGATGGTGGCGGACTACGGACATGTGGAGCTGGTCGATTACGGCGGCGTTACGGCAGCGGGCAAAAGCATCCGGCAGTTCACGGAAATCTACGATCGCGGCTATTGGAATGGCGGCTCGCGAGCCGCGGACGCGAAGTACGATCTGTTCTCCTTCGCCGTGCTCTGCATACAGCTGCATGAGCCGAAGCGCCTCCATGCGTTGACGAAGGAGCTGCTTCCACAGAACCGCTCCATCGACGAGCTGATGGCGGTTGCTCAGGCGAATCCCGCGCTTAAGCCGGTCATGGGCTGGCTGCGCCGGGCCTTGGACGGGCAGTTTGGGGACGCCGTGGAGGGCGCGGAGGCGTGGCGCATCCTGCTGCACCGGCGGGATACGCGCCGGAGCTCGTCGCTGCCGGGATGGCTCAAGGGACTAGCCGCTACATCAGGCTTCCTGCTGGCCGCGTCGATCTTCTGGCTGGTCGTGAACATCTTCCTGTAG